The following coding sequences are from one Geothrix sp. window:
- the gcvPA gene encoding aminomethyl-transferring glycine dehydrogenase subunit GcvPA, which translates to MRYLPSSPVEDRALLDTIGVPDAEALLVGIPEPLRLGRELDLPTQGSEQEVAWQMMGLANKNMRFCAQFLGAGAYDHFVPSAIDAMISRQEWFTAYTPYQPEISQGTLQHIFEYQTLICDLTGLEVTNASLYDGGTACVEAALMAVRVAKKRNTVLISRGLHPMYRDVLKTNFDPHEDLHLVEVGLKDGVTDLADLQAKLNGDVAAVMVGYPNFLGVVEDLTALAGPVHAAGALLISVTQEAFAFGWFEAPGKVGADMACGEAMSLGNKPNFGGPFLGFLAVKDAHKREIPGRVVGQTKDLEGRTGYVLTLTAREQHIRRDKATSNICSNQGLVALRANIFMQLAGPEGLKGLAEQNAAKAQYLRQRLLELPDMEPVGDQPFFNEFVLRYTGDYAALQEACLKESLLPGLDLGRFYPEYAGCILWCATELHTRQMIESLVEILARVPATV; encoded by the coding sequence ATGCGCTACCTGCCCTCTTCCCCTGTCGAGGATCGTGCCCTCCTGGACACCATCGGCGTCCCGGACGCCGAGGCGCTGCTGGTGGGCATCCCGGAGCCGCTGCGCCTGGGGCGGGAGCTGGACCTCCCCACCCAGGGTTCCGAGCAGGAAGTGGCCTGGCAGATGATGGGCCTGGCCAACAAGAACATGCGCTTCTGCGCGCAGTTCCTGGGCGCCGGGGCCTACGACCACTTCGTGCCCTCGGCCATCGACGCCATGATCAGCCGCCAGGAGTGGTTCACGGCCTACACGCCCTACCAGCCCGAGATCAGTCAGGGCACCCTGCAGCACATCTTCGAGTACCAGACCCTCATCTGCGACCTGACGGGCCTGGAAGTGACCAACGCCAGCCTCTACGACGGCGGCACGGCCTGTGTCGAGGCCGCACTGATGGCCGTGCGCGTGGCGAAGAAGCGCAACACGGTGCTCATCAGCCGTGGCCTGCACCCCATGTACCGCGATGTGCTCAAGACCAACTTCGATCCGCACGAGGACCTGCACCTGGTGGAGGTCGGCCTGAAGGATGGCGTCACGGACCTGGCCGACCTGCAGGCCAAGCTCAACGGCGACGTGGCCGCGGTGATGGTGGGCTATCCCAACTTCCTGGGCGTGGTGGAGGACCTCACGGCCCTGGCCGGCCCCGTCCACGCGGCCGGTGCCCTGTTGATCAGCGTCACGCAGGAGGCCTTCGCCTTCGGCTGGTTCGAGGCCCCCGGCAAGGTCGGCGCGGACATGGCCTGCGGGGAGGCGATGTCGCTGGGCAACAAGCCCAACTTCGGCGGCCCCTTCCTGGGCTTCCTGGCCGTGAAGGATGCCCACAAGCGCGAGATCCCCGGCCGCGTGGTGGGCCAGACCAAGGATCTGGAGGGCCGCACGGGCTACGTGCTGACCCTCACCGCCCGCGAGCAGCACATCCGCCGCGACAAGGCCACTTCCAACATCTGCTCGAATCAAGGTCTCGTGGCGTTGCGCGCCAACATCTTCATGCAGCTGGCCGGCCCCGAGGGGCTCAAGGGCCTCGCCGAGCAGAACGCCGCCAAGGCCCAGTACCTGCGCCAGCGCCTGCTGGAGCTGCCGGACATGGAGCCGGTGGGTGACCAGCCCTTCTTCAACGAGTTCGTGCTGCGCTACACCGGCGACTACGCCGCGCTGCAGGAGGCCTGCCTGAAGGAGAGCCTGCTGCCGGGCCTGGACCTGGGCCGCTTCTATCCCGAGTACGCGGGCTGCATCCTCTGGTGCGCCACGGAACTCCACACCCGCCAGATGATCGAGAGCCTCGTCGAGATCCTGGCCCGCGTCCCCGCCACGGTTTGA
- the gcvPB gene encoding aminomethyl-transferring glycine dehydrogenase subunit GcvPB: MFLRQREPLSFERSVPGKRGMDLPKLDVPAAQDTRPAHLKRRGFDALPELSEVEVIRHFTRLSKWNYGVDDGMYPLGSCTMKHNPRLNEKVAGMPGFTDSHPMAPDALVQGNLEMLYTLQEWLKEITGLPGVTLQPSAGAAGELTGVMLIRAYHLSHGRKRRVILIPDSGHGTNPATAAMAGYEVVELPSGPDGTISFDDVTDPVNGKVRKGLKTLVSELGSEIAGAMITNPNTIGVFEYRFKEISDLLHSVDALVYMDGANMNALVGVARPGDFGVDVMHLNLHKTMSTPHGGGGPGAGPVCCGANLMPFLPVPVVVRDTVKVGEGEVPKHSYRMDWDQPQSIGKVHTFYGNFGILVRALTYCLSHGSDGLKEATLRAIVNANYIRTRLKGAYALHIDSPTLHEVVFSDTHQAKHDVHTLDIAKRLIDHGYHPPTIYFPLIVPGALMIEPTESEGKDELDAFCDTMLAIAREAEENPDALHQAPTLAPLRRMDETTAARKPVLRWTKG; encoded by the coding sequence ATGTTCCTTCGTCAGCGCGAACCCCTCTCCTTTGAACGCTCCGTCCCCGGCAAGCGGGGCATGGACCTGCCGAAACTCGACGTGCCCGCCGCCCAGGACACCCGTCCCGCCCACCTGAAGCGCCGCGGTTTCGACGCCTTGCCCGAGCTGAGCGAAGTGGAGGTCATCCGCCACTTCACCCGCCTCTCCAAGTGGAACTACGGCGTGGACGACGGCATGTATCCGCTGGGCAGCTGCACCATGAAGCACAACCCGCGGCTGAATGAAAAGGTTGCCGGCATGCCGGGCTTCACGGACAGCCACCCCATGGCGCCGGACGCCCTCGTCCAGGGCAACCTGGAGATGCTCTACACCCTACAGGAGTGGCTGAAGGAGATCACGGGCCTGCCCGGTGTCACCCTGCAGCCCAGCGCCGGCGCCGCCGGCGAGCTCACCGGCGTCATGCTCATCCGCGCCTACCACCTGAGCCACGGCCGCAAGCGTCGCGTCATCCTCATCCCGGACAGTGGCCATGGCACCAACCCCGCCACCGCCGCCATGGCGGGCTACGAGGTGGTGGAGCTGCCCTCCGGCCCCGATGGCACCATCAGCTTCGACGACGTCACCGATCCCGTGAACGGCAAGGTGCGCAAGGGCCTCAAGACGCTGGTGAGCGAGCTGGGCAGCGAGATCGCCGGCGCCATGATCACCAACCCCAACACCATCGGCGTCTTCGAGTACCGCTTCAAGGAGATCAGCGACCTGCTGCACAGCGTGGACGCCCTGGTCTACATGGACGGCGCCAACATGAACGCGCTCGTCGGCGTGGCGCGGCCCGGTGACTTCGGCGTGGACGTCATGCACCTGAACCTGCACAAGACCATGTCCACGCCCCACGGCGGCGGCGGTCCCGGCGCCGGTCCCGTGTGCTGCGGCGCAAACCTCATGCCCTTCCTGCCCGTGCCCGTGGTCGTGCGCGACACCGTGAAGGTAGGCGAAGGGGAAGTGCCGAAGCACAGCTACCGCATGGACTGGGACCAGCCCCAGAGCATCGGCAAGGTGCACACCTTCTACGGCAACTTCGGGATCCTGGTGCGGGCCCTCACCTACTGCCTGAGCCACGGCTCCGACGGCCTGAAGGAGGCGACCCTGCGCGCCATCGTCAACGCCAACTACATCCGCACCCGCCTGAAGGGCGCCTACGCCCTGCACATCGACTCGCCCACCCTGCACGAGGTGGTCTTCAGCGACACCCACCAGGCCAAGCACGACGTGCACACCCTGGACATCGCCAAGCGCCTCATCGACCACGGCTACCACCCGCCCACGATCTACTTCCCCCTGATCGTGCCCGGCGCGCTGATGATCGAGCCCACGGAGAGCGAGGGCAAGGATGAGTTGGACGCCTTCTGCGACACCATGCTCGCCATCGCCAGGGAAGCCGAGGAGAACCCCGACGCCCTGCACCAGGCCCCGACCCTCGCGCCCCTGCGGCGCATGGACGAGACCACGGCCGCCCGCAAGCCCGTGCTGCGGTGGACGAAGGGTTGA
- a CDS encoding ABC transporter ATP-binding protein: MDAHLNRGPHLLADAERHYRGGPAVEARFEIPQPGFSVTVLFGPSGSGKTTALRLLAGLERADRGSIRFGAATWSDAAGGIHRPPQARDLGFLPQAYALFPHLSVAANLGYGLASLGTRERRARVDELLTLLDLRDLEGRHPGELSGGQQQRVALGRALARKPALLLLDEPLTALDRPSQVRLRKELRDLLRTLDIPTVLVTHDRAEALQLGDRLVVMDQGRVCQCGDIQQVFDRPTDPAVARILGVETVVRGQIESIVGGMATIAVGSARIFAADPGGLGWEVFICIRGEDVAVERGSGAGSGSTARNRLPARITALNPEGSLVRISLDCGFPLESLVTRQACTDLGLSEGDGVCAILKAAAVHLIPHD; encoded by the coding sequence GTGGACGCTCATCTGAACCGCGGCCCCCATCTGCTGGCGGACGCCGAGCGCCACTACCGGGGCGGCCCCGCCGTGGAGGCCCGCTTCGAGATCCCGCAGCCGGGCTTTTCCGTGACCGTGCTGTTCGGGCCCTCGGGCTCGGGCAAGACCACGGCCCTGCGCCTCCTGGCCGGGCTGGAGCGGGCGGATCGCGGCAGCATCCGCTTCGGCGCCGCCACCTGGTCCGATGCCGCCGGGGGCATCCACCGTCCGCCCCAGGCCCGCGACCTGGGCTTCCTGCCCCAGGCCTACGCCCTCTTCCCGCACCTCAGCGTGGCCGCGAACCTCGGCTACGGGCTGGCCTCGCTCGGCACCCGCGAGCGGCGCGCCCGGGTGGACGAGCTCCTCACCCTGCTGGATCTCCGGGACCTGGAGGGCCGCCACCCCGGCGAGCTCTCCGGTGGCCAGCAGCAGCGGGTGGCCCTGGGCCGGGCCCTGGCCCGGAAGCCGGCCCTGCTCCTCCTGGACGAGCCTCTGACGGCCCTGGACCGGCCCTCCCAGGTGCGGCTGCGCAAGGAGCTGCGCGACCTGCTCCGCACCCTCGACATCCCCACCGTGCTGGTGACCCATGACCGTGCCGAGGCCCTCCAGCTCGGGGACCGCCTGGTGGTGATGGACCAGGGCCGCGTCTGCCAGTGCGGCGACATCCAGCAGGTCTTCGACCGCCCCACGGATCCCGCCGTGGCGCGGATCCTGGGCGTGGAGACCGTAGTGCGCGGCCAGATCGAATCCATCGTGGGGGGCATGGCCACCATCGCCGTGGGCTCGGCCCGCATCTTCGCCGCCGACCCGGGTGGACTGGGCTGGGAGGTCTTCATCTGCATCCGCGGCGAGGACGTGGCCGTGGAGCGCGGCAGCGGAGCCGGCTCCGGATCCACGGCCCGCAACCGACTCCCCGCCCGCATCACCGCCCTGAACCCGGAAGGGTCCCTGGTCCGCATCAGCCTCGACTGCGGCTTCCCCCTGGAGAGCCTCGTCACGCGCCAGGCCTGCACCGACCTCGGGCTTTCAGAAGGGGACGGCGTCTGCGCCATCCTCAAGGCCGCGGCCGTGCACCTCATCCCGCACGATTGA
- the modB gene encoding molybdate ABC transporter permease subunit has protein sequence MDWQAIRLSLGLAALTTASLLILGLPLAYWLAYSRRRWKFLVEAVVAMPLVLPPTVLGFYLLMAMGPRSPFGRAWENLFGRTLPFSFEGLLLASVLYSLPFMIQPLAAAFAAVDRGLIEASWCLGESRVRTFLRVIAPLSWAGILTGVVLSFAHTLGEFGVVLMVGGNLPGRTRTVSIAIYDQVQAMDYAPAARTAALLLGVSFLVLTFTYALRRHQRKPWTLI, from the coding sequence ATGGACTGGCAGGCCATCCGCCTGAGCCTCGGGCTCGCCGCCCTGACCACGGCCTCGTTGCTCATCCTGGGCCTCCCCCTGGCCTACTGGCTGGCCTACTCCCGGCGGCGCTGGAAGTTCCTGGTGGAGGCCGTGGTGGCCATGCCCCTGGTGCTGCCCCCCACGGTGCTGGGCTTCTACCTGCTCATGGCCATGGGGCCCCGCAGCCCCTTCGGCCGCGCCTGGGAGAACCTCTTCGGCCGCACCCTGCCCTTCTCCTTCGAGGGCCTGCTCCTGGCCTCCGTGCTCTACAGCCTGCCCTTCATGATCCAGCCCCTGGCCGCCGCCTTCGCCGCCGTGGACCGCGGGCTCATCGAGGCCTCCTGGTGTCTCGGCGAATCGCGGGTCCGCACCTTCCTGCGCGTCATCGCACCGCTCAGCTGGGCGGGCATCCTCACGGGCGTGGTGCTCAGCTTCGCCCACACCCTGGGCGAGTTCGGCGTGGTGCTCATGGTGGGCGGCAACCTGCCGGGCCGCACCCGCACCGTGAGCATCGCCATCTACGACCAGGTGCAGGCCATGGACTACGCCCCCGCGGCCCGCACCGCCGCGCTGCTGCTGGGCGTGTCCTTCCTGGTGCTCACCTTCACCTACGCCCTGCGGCGCCACCAGAGGAAGCCGTGGACGCTCATCTGA
- the modA gene encoding molybdate ABC transporter substrate-binding protein produces the protein MFQLRILLLCLMALVGRSESPQLAIAAAADLQFALVEVKAAFMKAHPGVEVAITYGSSGNFHAQLMNKAPFDLFLSADLSYPKKLVEAGVADGTTEFLYSRGHLVLWVPKASPIPVEQLGMKALLHPAAKRVAIANPRVAPYGRAAEAALAKFGMLAAVQPRLVFGENIGQTAQFVQTGAADIGILALSLAKAPVMAASGRFWELPEDAHPPLDQGGVILNHARNRADALAFRAFMQSPPAVEILRRYGFVVAAR, from the coding sequence ATGTTCCAGCTCAGGATCCTGCTGCTCTGCCTGATGGCCCTGGTCGGCCGTTCGGAATCGCCGCAGCTGGCCATCGCCGCGGCCGCCGACCTGCAGTTCGCCCTGGTGGAGGTGAAGGCGGCCTTCATGAAGGCCCATCCCGGCGTGGAGGTGGCCATCACCTACGGCTCCTCCGGAAACTTCCATGCCCAGCTGATGAACAAGGCCCCTTTCGACCTCTTCCTTTCAGCGGACCTCAGCTATCCGAAGAAGCTGGTGGAAGCGGGCGTGGCCGACGGCACCACGGAGTTCCTCTACAGCCGGGGCCACCTGGTGCTGTGGGTGCCGAAGGCCTCCCCCATCCCCGTGGAGCAGCTGGGCATGAAGGCCCTGCTGCACCCCGCGGCGAAGCGGGTGGCCATCGCCAACCCGCGGGTGGCGCCCTATGGCCGGGCGGCCGAGGCGGCCCTCGCCAAGTTCGGAATGCTGGCGGCCGTGCAGCCGCGCCTGGTCTTCGGCGAGAACATCGGCCAGACTGCCCAGTTCGTGCAGACCGGCGCCGCCGACATCGGCATCCTGGCCCTGTCCCTGGCCAAGGCCCCCGTCATGGCCGCCTCCGGCCGCTTCTGGGAGCTGCCCGAGGACGCCCATCCGCCCCTGGACCAGGGCGGCGTGATCCTGAACCACGCCCGGAACCGCGCCGACGCCCTGGCCTTCCGCGCCTTCATGCAGTCCCCGCCCGCGGTGGAGATCCTCCGCCGGTACGGCTTCGTGGTGGCGGCCCGCTGA
- a CDS encoding ATP-binding protein yields the protein MSFIHQRSIAAQVRVALGLLALLMMMGSLGMLVLARRAARQASDVYRDHLQPMLWLMEVSEAYSVDITISFRMVRAGRMSSEEGLRRLREGEAKARRNWAAFRAKRTTTPAIQETEAELARLETVGNQLAAMLPDGMSKELGVFGDHQWLPEVLNCSRILEQLRNEEDRRAETTIQALELSSQRTTLGGLSLMLVSLVLALGLGQAFASHLRKGVNSLVARLQSVADGNLEPPPVAPGGSELASAERQLNRTVAHLRQLITENQAQKALEQAILDGAHAMIIGLDLEGRVSRWNHSAELLLGHRAEEVIGRATPALWRLPEEMAALAVEIGERVGRTLAPGLETLQVAATIPGFATECHFRAKDGSLIPVLLTISQVRGPEGALLGTMGVALDLRDLDRLRKELRASEDRYRLLAERLPDVVYQSQIWPDGRRTWPFISPQFQTFYGVEPGALERDPGYSFNKLHPEDQAGFLACLEEATSRMGPMTWEGRSFTERPGELKWIRVRRSPTPQPDGSILWDGVLEDITRLKQSEEALRLSETRAQDASRAKSAFLASMSHELRTPLSAILGYSRLMARDLGRSEEDRIQLEQVLRAGEHLLALINDVLSLSKIEAGRMELRSAAFSPAELVRELEALFRLSALSKGLAFEIEARGLPTLVEGDQPKLRQVLVNLLGNALKFTAHGTVRLSVAWRGGIGAFRVEDTGPGIPAEEQVQIFAAFHQTALGHTSGGTGLGLHISQALVSLLGGQVRIDSRPGEGSRFDFEIPLPEPEGPVVLPSRGRVVRLAGGEAPRKLLIVDDRVENRDMLDRLLRLVGFHCSLAEHGAAGLEQWREGHPDLILMDLRMPVLDGFGAVEQLRRLEVELGRARTPVLAISASVYDVSTEDLIRRGFDAFLTKPIDEDQLFASLEDLLGVRFERRSLPGEPGPVPLDGLAHQHSDWRARFLDQVASGDLEAAEALLRELTDSGLAEATRAALRAYNFEDILKQLR from the coding sequence GTGTCCTTCATCCACCAGCGGTCCATCGCGGCCCAGGTCCGGGTGGCACTGGGCCTGCTCGCGCTCCTGATGATGATGGGTTCCCTGGGGATGCTGGTGCTGGCCCGCCGGGCGGCCCGCCAGGCGAGCGACGTGTACCGGGACCACCTGCAGCCGATGCTGTGGCTCATGGAGGTGTCGGAGGCCTACTCCGTGGACATCACCATCTCGTTCCGGATGGTGCGCGCCGGGCGGATGTCCTCCGAGGAGGGGCTGCGCCGGCTCCGGGAGGGGGAAGCCAAGGCCCGGCGGAACTGGGCGGCGTTCCGGGCGAAGCGGACGACGACGCCGGCGATCCAGGAGACGGAGGCGGAGCTGGCGCGGCTGGAGACGGTGGGCAATCAACTGGCCGCCATGCTCCCGGACGGCATGAGCAAGGAACTGGGGGTCTTTGGAGACCACCAGTGGCTGCCGGAGGTGCTGAACTGCTCGCGGATCCTCGAGCAGCTGCGGAACGAGGAGGATCGCCGGGCCGAGACCACCATCCAGGCCCTGGAGCTCAGCTCCCAGCGGACCACCCTGGGGGGCCTGTCCCTGATGCTGGTGTCGCTGGTGCTCGCCCTCGGGCTGGGGCAGGCCTTCGCCTCGCACCTGCGGAAGGGCGTGAACTCCCTGGTGGCGCGGCTACAGAGCGTGGCCGACGGGAACCTCGAGCCACCTCCGGTGGCCCCCGGGGGCAGCGAACTGGCCAGCGCGGAGCGGCAGCTCAACCGCACCGTCGCCCACCTGCGGCAGCTGATCACGGAGAACCAGGCCCAGAAGGCCCTGGAACAGGCGATCCTGGACGGGGCCCACGCCATGATCATCGGCCTCGACCTCGAAGGGCGGGTCAGCCGCTGGAACCACTCGGCGGAGCTGCTCCTGGGCCATCGCGCCGAGGAGGTCATCGGCCGGGCCACGCCCGCGCTCTGGCGGCTTCCCGAGGAGATGGCCGCCCTGGCCGTGGAGATCGGCGAGCGGGTGGGGCGGACCCTGGCCCCGGGCCTCGAAACCCTGCAGGTGGCCGCGACCATTCCGGGCTTCGCCACCGAGTGCCACTTCCGCGCCAAGGACGGGTCCCTCATTCCCGTGCTGCTGACCATCTCCCAGGTGCGCGGCCCCGAGGGGGCCCTGCTCGGCACCATGGGCGTGGCCCTGGACCTGAGGGACCTGGATCGCCTTCGGAAGGAGCTGCGTGCCAGTGAGGACCGCTACCGCCTGCTGGCGGAACGGCTGCCGGACGTGGTCTACCAGTCGCAGATCTGGCCCGACGGGCGACGGACCTGGCCCTTCATCAGTCCGCAGTTCCAGACCTTCTATGGCGTGGAACCCGGCGCGCTGGAGCGCGATCCGGGCTATTCCTTCAACAAGCTCCATCCCGAGGACCAGGCCGGATTCCTCGCCTGCCTGGAGGAGGCCACCTCCCGCATGGGGCCCATGACCTGGGAGGGGAGGTCCTTCACGGAGCGGCCGGGTGAGCTGAAGTGGATCCGGGTCCGGAGGAGCCCCACCCCGCAGCCCGATGGCAGCATCCTCTGGGATGGCGTGCTGGAGGACATCACGCGGCTCAAGCAGTCCGAGGAGGCCCTGCGCCTCAGCGAGACCCGGGCCCAGGATGCCTCCCGGGCCAAGAGCGCCTTCCTGGCCAGCATGAGCCACGAGCTGCGGACCCCCCTCTCGGCCATCCTCGGCTACTCCCGACTCATGGCCCGGGACCTGGGCCGCAGCGAGGAGGACCGCATCCAGCTCGAGCAGGTGCTCCGGGCGGGGGAGCACCTGCTCGCCCTCATCAACGACGTGCTCTCCCTCTCGAAGATCGAGGCGGGGAGGATGGAGTTGCGCTCCGCCGCCTTCTCCCCGGCGGAGCTGGTGCGGGAGCTGGAGGCCCTCTTCCGCCTCTCGGCCCTGAGCAAGGGGCTGGCCTTCGAGATCGAGGCCCGCGGCCTGCCCACCCTGGTCGAGGGGGACCAGCCGAAGCTGCGCCAGGTGCTGGTGAACCTGCTGGGCAATGCGCTGAAGTTCACCGCCCACGGCACGGTGAGGCTGTCCGTGGCCTGGCGCGGCGGCATCGGCGCCTTCCGCGTGGAGGACACGGGCCCGGGCATCCCGGCCGAGGAGCAGGTCCAGATCTTCGCCGCCTTCCACCAGACGGCCCTGGGGCACACCAGCGGCGGCACGGGTCTCGGGCTCCACATCAGCCAGGCCCTGGTCTCCCTCCTGGGCGGCCAGGTCCGCATCGACAGCCGCCCCGGCGAGGGCTCGCGCTTCGACTTCGAGATCCCGCTGCCTGAGCCGGAGGGCCCCGTCGTCCTGCCTTCGCGGGGGCGGGTGGTGCGCCTGGCCGGAGGGGAGGCGCCCCGGAAGCTGCTGATCGTGGACGACCGCGTCGAGAACCGGGACATGCTGGACCGGCTGCTCAGGCTGGTGGGCTTCCACTGCAGCCTGGCCGAACACGGGGCGGCGGGCTTGGAGCAGTGGCGCGAGGGGCACCCGGACCTGATCCTCATGGACCTCCGGATGCCGGTCCTGGATGGCTTCGGGGCCGTGGAGCAGCTGCGGCGCCTGGAAGTGGAGCTGGGGCGCGCCCGGACGCCGGTGCTGGCCATCAGCGCCAGCGTCTACGACGTCAGCACGGAGGACCTGATCCGCCGGGGCTTCGATGCCTTCCTCACCAAGCCCATCGACGAGGACCAGCTGTTCGCCAGCCTGGAGGACCTTCTCGGCGTCCGCTTCGAGCGGCGGTCCCTGCCCGGGGAGCCCGGACCCGTTCCGCTGGATGGCCTGGCCCATCAGCACTCGGACTGGCGTGCCCGCTTCCTCGACCAGGTGGCCAGCGGCGACCTGGAGGCCGCCGAGGCCCTGCTGAGGGAACTTACGGATTCCGGCCTCGCCGAAGCCACCCGGGCTGCCCTCCGCGCCTATAATTTCGAAGACATCCTGAAACAACTCCGCTGA
- a CDS encoding hybrid sensor histidine kinase/response regulator, whose amino-acid sequence MLVPPADVLLVDDNPTNLDVLARVLRSQNHRVRTVTSGALALEAMRRQPPEVVLLDVAMPDMDGYQTCALIRDDPKLASIPVLFISAMDGPLDKVKAFESGGRDYVTKPFAAEEVLARVEHHVNLGRLQKNLEQQNQSLQDANLKLKEIHVLKANFTAMLVHDLRSPLTSVGLTLELLRSGQTPRPGMIDQAVDSFQRVQGLLDEMLDLHRSEHGQMPLRSDTIDPVAWLQGFADQFSVRAQAEEVLFQTYWPETLAPIKGDRSKLDRVLHNLLSNAIKFTPRGGAVKLEASVEFGAGVEAGLRFLRIAVIDTGRGIPAEQLPFIFDPFRQSEPGDAHRGFGLGLAIVQRLVAAHHGQIRAQSQLGFGSNFTVLLPC is encoded by the coding sequence ATGCTCGTCCCGCCCGCCGATGTCCTCCTGGTGGATGACAACCCCACCAACCTCGATGTGCTCGCGCGGGTGCTGCGGTCCCAGAACCACCGGGTCAGGACCGTCACCAGCGGAGCCCTGGCCCTGGAGGCCATGCGGCGCCAGCCGCCGGAGGTGGTCCTGCTGGACGTGGCCATGCCGGACATGGACGGCTACCAGACCTGCGCCCTGATCCGGGACGATCCCAAGCTGGCCAGCATCCCCGTGCTGTTCATCAGCGCCATGGACGGCCCCCTGGACAAGGTGAAGGCCTTCGAGAGCGGCGGCCGGGACTACGTCACCAAGCCCTTCGCCGCCGAGGAGGTCCTGGCCCGCGTCGAGCACCACGTGAACCTGGGCCGCCTGCAGAAGAACCTCGAACAGCAGAACCAGTCGCTGCAGGACGCGAACCTCAAGCTGAAGGAGATCCACGTCCTCAAGGCGAACTTCACCGCCATGCTCGTCCACGACCTCCGCTCGCCCCTCACCAGCGTGGGCCTCACCCTGGAGCTGCTGCGCTCCGGGCAGACCCCGAGGCCGGGCATGATCGACCAGGCCGTGGACAGCTTCCAGCGGGTGCAGGGCCTCCTGGACGAGATGCTGGACCTGCATCGCAGCGAGCACGGCCAGATGCCGCTTCGCAGCGACACCATCGACCCGGTGGCCTGGCTGCAGGGCTTCGCCGACCAGTTCTCCGTGCGGGCCCAGGCGGAGGAGGTCCTGTTCCAGACCTACTGGCCGGAGACCCTGGCCCCCATCAAGGGCGACCGGAGCAAGCTGGATCGCGTGCTCCACAACCTGCTCAGCAACGCCATCAAGTTCACGCCGCGGGGTGGAGCCGTGAAGCTGGAGGCCTCCGTGGAGTTCGGGGCGGGGGTGGAGGCGGGGCTGCGCTTCCTCCGGATCGCCGTGATCGACACGGGCCGGGGCATTCCCGCCGAGCAGCTGCCCTTCATCTTCGATCCCTTCCGCCAGTCGGAGCCGGGCGACGCCCACAGGGGCTTCGGCCTGGGGCTGGCCATCGTCCAGCGCCTCGTGGCCGCCCACCATGGCCAGATCCGGGCCCAGAGCCAGCTGGGCTTCGGCAGCAACTTCACGGTCCTGCTGCCCTGCTGA